The nucleotide sequence ACTAGTTTTTTATTGATCATTTCGGACTCTTCTCGCGCAAACGTTGATTAATGATTGATTTTCCAAGACGAATATAATCTAGTAAAGGCCTATCTGCTGGACACGTAAAAGCACAGCTTCCACACTCGCAACAATTTAGAATTTGTTCTTGTTGCGCTTGATCATAAAATCCTTTCTCAACTAAACTCATAAGCAAATAAGGCTCTAATCCTAGAGGACAATGTCCAACACATTTTGCGCAACGGATACAGTTTAAAACTTCCCCCCTTTTTGATTCAGCTTCTGAAATCAGCAAAATTCCTGATGTTCCCTTGGTAACAGGAACATCGGGTGTATTTAGTGCTTTTCCCATCATTGGCCCACCGCTAATAATTTTACCGGTTTCATTTGGAAGCCCCCCTGCTGCTTCAATCAAATTTGAAATAGGGACGCCAAAGCGAACAAGAAAATTAGATGGATTCTGAACATTTTTTCCTGTCACTGTAACAACGCGCTCAACCAAAGGTTTATTTTTTTGGATTGATTCGTAAACAGCAAAAGCTGTTCCAACATTTTGAACAACAACGCCAACATCAATTGGAAGTCCTCCAATGGGAACTTGACGAGAAGTCAAAGCTTCAATTAATTGCTTTTCTGCGCCTTGCGGATATTGTACCTTTAAAGGCACGATACAAATTCCGTTATAATTCTTTGCAAGTTTTGAAAGATGTTCGATCGCATCAGGTTTATTTGACTCAATACCGACTAATGATTCTGATACGCCAAGAGCTTGCATAATAATTTGCGTTCCAATTAGAATCTCTTCGCCTTTCTCGATCATCAAACGATGATCTGATGTCAAAAAAGGCTCACACTCAACACCGTTAATTAAAAGAATGTCAGCTATCTTTCCCTTCGGCGGCGTTAATTTAACATGGATAGGAAACGTTGCTCCACCCAATCCAACGATGCCATCTTTTTGAAGTTTCGCAATAATTTCTTCCTTAGAAAGAATAATTTCTTTTTTAATATCTGGACTTAACTCAATACCTTCAAACCAATCATCGCCCTCAACTTTTATCGTAATCGCTAATCTTTTATATCCACTTGCATCCATAACATTATCAATTTTTGACACAATACCAGACGCGCTTGCATGAATATTCGTTGAAACATATCCACCGCTTTCAGCAATAACCTGACCGACTTTAACGCGATCATTAATCTGAACAATTGGTTTTGCTGGTGCACCCAAATGCTGAGAAACAGGAATCGAAATAATATCAGGAATCTTTAAAAATTCAATCGCCTTAGCCGCAGAAAGTTTATGATCTTCGGGATGAATTCCGCCCACTGGAAATGTTTTTAAATTTTTATACACGCTCATGACTTTATTTCTTTTACTTTTATTTCATCCGCTAATTTTGGGTTTGATAGTTTCGGCGGAAAATTAATCTCATGAATTGCTTTAGTCGGACACTCAGTTACACATTTTCGGCAAAGCTTACATTTTTTATAATCAATATATGCCAAATTCTCTCGCATCTCAATTGCACCAAAAGGACAGACCTTAACACATTTGCCACAACCAATACAAGCAGCTACACAATTTTTTCGAGCAATGCCACCTTTTTCTGTATTTGAACAACTCACAAAAATGCGTCGATTCGCTTTTCCTTTTAAGCGCAACTCAATAAGCAGTCTCGGACAAGCTTTAACGCAAGCGCCACAAGCAACACATTTTTTCTCATCAACAACAGGGAGTCCTGTTACTTCATCGATAGAAATAGCATCAAATTTACAAGACTTAACACAATCTCCTAAACCCAAGCACCCGAAGGAACATCCAGTTTCGCCTACATATAAATTATGAACAATTTTACACCAAGTTGTTCCATCATAAATGCTTGTTCGAGGTCTGTTTTGATAGGATCCATTACAGCGAACCACAGCAACCATAGCCTCTTTCTCGACCACTTCAATACCAAGAACTTTTGCAACCTCATTCATGCATTTATTTCCACCAACAGGACAAAATAAGGTATCCAAGTCCTTTGCTTTCACACAAGCCTCTGCAAAATTTCGACACCCTGCATAACCGCAACCACCGCAATTAACTCCAGGCAAAACTTCGTTAACCTCATCAATTCGAGGATCTTCAACAACTTTGAATTTCTTAGCAATATAATAAAGAATCACACCAGCGAGGATACTAATAGAGCAAAGCGATGTAATAGTATAAAGAATGATAGAATTCATATGTCTTTTTTTACAATTTTAAATAGAAATGACTTTTTAATCTTATCCCGAAATAAATATAGACCTAGATAATAGGGTAATAAAACAAATAGAGCAAGAATTCCAGATACTAATTCTTTTCCTGTCAGCGAAAAAG is from Candidatus Omnitrophota bacterium and encodes:
- the rsxC gene encoding electron transport complex subunit RsxC, which codes for MSVYKNLKTFPVGGIHPEDHKLSAAKAIEFLKIPDIISIPVSQHLGAPAKPIVQINDRVKVGQVIAESGGYVSTNIHASASGIVSKIDNVMDASGYKRLAITIKVEGDDWFEGIELSPDIKKEIILSKEEIIAKLQKDGIVGLGGATFPIHVKLTPPKGKIADILLINGVECEPFLTSDHRLMIEKGEEILIGTQIIMQALGVSESLVGIESNKPDAIEHLSKLAKNYNGICIVPLKVQYPQGAEKQLIEALTSRQVPIGGLPIDVGVVVQNVGTAFAVYESIQKNKPLVERVVTVTGKNVQNPSNFLVRFGVPISNLIEAAGGLPNETGKIISGGPMMGKALNTPDVPVTKGTSGILLISEAESKRGEVLNCIRCAKCVGHCPLGLEPYLLMSLVEKGFYDQAQQEQILNCCECGSCAFTCPADRPLLDYIRLGKSIINQRLREKSPK
- a CDS encoding RnfABCDGE type electron transport complex subunit B yields the protein MNSIILYTITSLCSISILAGVILYYIAKKFKVVEDPRIDEVNEVLPGVNCGGCGYAGCRNFAEACVKAKDLDTLFCPVGGNKCMNEVAKVLGIEVVEKEAMVAVVRCNGSYQNRPRTSIYDGTTWCKIVHNLYVGETGCSFGCLGLGDCVKSCKFDAISIDEVTGLPVVDEKKCVACGACVKACPRLLIELRLKGKANRRIFVSCSNTEKGGIARKNCVAACIGCGKCVKVCPFGAIEMRENLAYIDYKKCKLCRKCVTECPTKAIHEINFPPKLSNPKLADEIKVKEIKS